Proteins encoded together in one Streptomyces sp. B1I3 window:
- a CDS encoding DUF5999 family protein, producing MCQHQPPCPTADSNDREAARLMAHHPEQGWSLLCNGVLLFEDTGELLPDGQVIAPHRPLRTGQVVKAA from the coding sequence ATGTGTCAGCACCAGCCACCATGCCCGACCGCAGACTCCAACGACCGGGAAGCCGCACGTCTCATGGCGCACCACCCGGAACAGGGCTGGAGCCTGCTGTGCAACGGCGTCCTGCTCTTCGAGGACACCGGTGAGCTGCTCCCGGACGGACAGGTCATCGCCCCGCACAGGCCGCTGCGGACCGGTCAGGTGGTGAAGGCCGCCTGA